A region from the Corylus avellana chromosome ca7, CavTom2PMs-1.0 genome encodes:
- the LOC132188748 gene encoding arginyl-tRNA--protein transferase 2-like → MSDGSGSSRRSSRGESVVEDWGRSKGRCGYCQSPCCTSISHGLCADSLTVDDYQDLLDRGWRRSGSYLYQPEMERTCCPSYTIRLRAADFIPSKEQLRVSRRMQRFLDGTLDIKKPVELMEDTSKDTCSCAGNEVSSLSTKESLSSNNGKKNEADQFLNYLSDQIDNAVFIFKESWKFLCDIQLPKASVKKVSKDKRKLLVEGSEDLLFSSNIAFQIAAAIRRRAQSFDNHELTLPGHSAEENKFSPKVIADKLSSSLYQLAETSGLLIKACNGHINFYSSTEQSLSDGSVQQVHTVLNESAAGCVSKKGCSKKSSEQPQGKKRRLEIHMKRSSFDPEEFALYRQYQTKVHNDSPDHVTESLYRRFLVDTPLVFVPPTGDGTVPHCGFGSFHQQYVIDGRLVAVGVIDILPRCLSSTYLFWDPDFAFLSPGKYSALQEIGWVRENQVHCPSLQYYYLGYYIHSCSKMRYKAAYHPSELLCHLRYQWIPFDIARPLLDRKPYVVLSDFATSQNGESSPSQVCENVVEVQHDGICQDSNDLCMEEDGEMIDPKCESSDDESGPESSDIVFTERDDSGISNILIGWERSRLRYKDLRVFGRTETRDLESRLHRYMRVVGAELSERMVYSL, encoded by the exons ATCTTCTTGACCGGGGTTGGAGACGCTCTGGCTCTTACCTGTACCAACCTGAGATGGAAAGGACATGCTGCCCTTCTTATACTATTCGGCTGAGGGCAGCTGATTTTATTCCTTCTAAGGAGCAACTTCGAGTGTCTAGACGAATGCAAAG GTTTTTAGATGGCACTTTGGATATTAAGAAACCAGTCGAGCTCATGGAGGATACCTCCAAGGATACATGCAGCTGTGCTGGTAATGAAGTTTCAAGCTTGTCCACAAAGGAATCCTTGTCTAGTAACAATGGAAAGAAGAACGAAGCGgaccaatttttaaattatttgtcaGACCAAATTGACAATGCGGTATTCATATTCAAGGAAAGTTGGAAATTTCTCTGCGATATTCAATTACCAAAAGCTTCTGTCAAAAAGGTTTCAAAAGACAAAAGGAAGCTACTAGTTGAAGGATCAGAAGATCTCCTGTTCTCCAGCAATATTGCATTTCAAATAGCGGCTGCGATAAGGCGGCGGGCACAATCATTTGATAACCATGAGTTAACGCTACCAGGACATTCTGCCGAAGAAAATAAGTTTTCTCCAAAAGTTATTGCAGATAAATTGTCGAGCTCTTTATATCAGCTGGCAGAAACTTCTGGTCTGTTAATCAAGGCTTGCAATGgacacataaatttttattcttctacCGAGCAATCATTATCGGATGGAAGTGTTCAACAAGTTCATACAGTTTTAAATGAATCTGCAGCAGGTTGTGTAAGTAAAAAGGGCTGTTCGAAGAAGAGCTCTGAACAACCTCAGGGGAAAAAGCGGAGGCTTGAGATCCATATGAAAAGGTCCAGTTTTGATCCAGAAGAATTTGCTTTATATAGACAATATCAAACGAAAGTGCATAATGATTCACCAGATCATGTGACTGAAAGCTTATATCGAAGATTTTTGGTCGACACTCCATTAGTATTTGTTCCACCAACTGGCGATGGCACCGTTCCTCATTGTGGCTTTGGTTCTTTTCATCAGCAATATGTGATTGATGGCAGACTAGTTGCAGTTGGTGTAATAGATATCCTTCCTAGATGTTTGTCAAGTACATACTTGTTCTGGGACCCAGACTTTGCCTTCCTGTCGCCAGGAAAATACTCAGCCCTGCAAGAAATAGGATGGGTGAGAGAGAATCAAGTCCATTGTCCTAGTCTTCAGTATTACTATCTTGGCTATTATATTCATTCGTGCAGCAAGATGAGATATAAAGCAGCATATCATCCATCTGAGCTTCTCTGTCATCTTCGTTACCA GTGGATTCCTTTTGATATTGCAAGGCCTTTGCTTGATAGAAAGCCATATGTAGTCTTATCAGATTTTGCCACTTCACAAAATGGGGAGTCATCACCATCTCAAGTTTGTGAAAATGTCGTGGAAGTGCAACATGACGGCATTTGCCAAGACTCGAATGATCTTTGTATGGAAGAGGATGGAGAAATGATTGATCCTAAATGTGAAAGCTCTGATGATGAATCAGGCCCAGAAAGCAGCGATATTGTTTTTACTGAAAGAGACGACAGTGGCATCAGTAATATATTAATTGGGTGGGAGAGATCTCGTTTGAGATACAAG GATCTACGAGTTTTTGGTCGCACTGAGACGAGAGATTTGGAATCCCGGTTGCATAGGTACATGAGGGTCGTGGGTGCAGAGCTATCCGAGCGAATGGTTTATTCACTTTGA